Proteins co-encoded in one Sphingopyxis sp. BE259 genomic window:
- a CDS encoding methylated-DNA--[protein]-cysteine S-methyltransferase has product MAEDRHYQLFQTASGVAAIGWKGARVASLRLPAPSAIDVERAFLRHLPGAIRAEPAAGIAAVIDAAVRYFAGERVDFFKVQIDLGEPSPFFARVYEQVRKLGWGGTTTYGAVARSLDAGPEHTRAVGQAMATNPVPLIIPCHRVMAGGGGIGGFSAPGGARSKALMLELEGVPLAPVQSCFDF; this is encoded by the coding sequence TTGGCCGAAGATCGTCACTATCAGCTTTTCCAAACCGCGAGCGGCGTCGCCGCAATCGGCTGGAAAGGCGCCCGCGTTGCGAGCCTGCGTCTACCCGCGCCGTCTGCGATCGACGTGGAACGCGCCTTTTTGCGGCATCTGCCCGGTGCGATCCGCGCCGAACCGGCAGCCGGGATAGCGGCGGTTATCGATGCGGCTGTTCGATATTTTGCCGGTGAGCGTGTCGATTTTTTCAAGGTGCAGATCGATCTGGGTGAACCGTCGCCTTTCTTCGCCCGGGTGTACGAGCAGGTCCGCAAGCTCGGCTGGGGCGGAACGACCACTTATGGCGCCGTCGCGCGGTCGCTCGACGCGGGACCCGAACATACGCGCGCGGTCGGGCAGGCGATGGCGACAAATCCCGTCCCGCTGATCATCCCCTGCCACCGCGTCATGGCGGGGGGCGGCGGGATTGGTGGCTTTTCCGCGCCGGGCGGGGCGCGGTCGAAGGCGCTTATGCTTGAACTCGAAGGCGTGCCGCTCGC
- the pheT gene encoding phenylalanine--tRNA ligase subunit beta, with protein sequence MKITLDWLREHLNGDFAVADVVDTLNRIGHEVEGVENPAEKLAGFRVAKVLTAEKHPQADKLQVLTVDAGDGSAPLTVVCGAPNARAGLVGVLGLPGAVVPANGMELKVAAVRGVESNGMMCSTRELELGDDHDGIIELPADAPIGTPFADYSGAGDPVIDISITPNRQDCMGVRGIARDLAAAGLGTLKPLAVPTIEGQGAPATEIRTDDPEGCPAFYGRTIAGVTNGIAPEWMRRRLDAVGQRSISALVDISNYVMFDLGRPSHIYDRAKLTGPLVARRAKAGETVTALNGKVYTLTDTMTVIADDSGVHDIAGIMGGEHSGCSETTTDVLLEIAYFTPERIALTGQALALTSDARSRFERGVDPAFLDDATAIVTAHVLAICGGTPSAVTRAGAPPAAVKTVDYDPALSATLGGIAIAPDRQQDILTALGFSVTEQGERWQVAVPSWRRDIDGAPDLVEEVTRITGFDAIASVALPRTDGVAKPTATAEQMLERRVRRAAAAAGFHEAVTWSFISDRDAAPFGGGDWSLANPISEDLKVMRPSLLPGLLAAAQRNQNRGAASIRLFEIGRRYLADAEHPTLAVLMAGDKSARGWQTGKAAPFDAFDAKAAALALLDAAGAPADRLQVMEAVSEGSIWHPGQSATLRLGPKAVLAEFGALHPLLTRHFDVDGPVMAVQIFLDAIPAKRASGPARAAFTPPALQSVRRDFAFLAPTTLTAADLVRAIRGADKASIVDARLFDRFTGQGVPEGQVSLAVEVELQPVDKSFTDSELKAIADKVVTAAAKVGAVLRG encoded by the coding sequence ATGAAGATCACCCTCGACTGGCTCCGCGAGCATCTGAATGGTGACTTCGCGGTCGCCGATGTTGTCGACACCCTGAACCGCATCGGCCACGAGGTCGAAGGCGTCGAGAATCCGGCCGAGAAGCTCGCCGGTTTCCGCGTCGCCAAGGTGCTGACCGCCGAGAAACATCCGCAGGCCGACAAGTTGCAGGTGCTGACCGTTGATGCCGGCGACGGCAGCGCGCCGCTGACCGTGGTGTGCGGCGCCCCCAACGCGCGCGCCGGACTGGTCGGCGTTCTCGGGCTGCCCGGCGCCGTCGTGCCCGCGAACGGCATGGAGCTGAAGGTCGCCGCAGTGCGCGGGGTCGAATCGAACGGCATGATGTGTTCGACGCGTGAGCTCGAACTCGGCGACGACCATGACGGCATCATCGAATTGCCCGCCGACGCGCCGATCGGAACCCCCTTTGCCGATTACAGCGGCGCGGGCGACCCGGTGATCGACATTTCGATCACCCCGAACCGCCAGGATTGCATGGGCGTGCGCGGCATCGCGCGCGATCTCGCCGCTGCCGGGCTCGGCACGCTGAAGCCGCTCGCTGTCCCGACGATCGAGGGGCAAGGCGCCCCTGCGACCGAAATCCGTACCGACGATCCCGAAGGCTGCCCCGCCTTTTATGGCCGCACCATTGCGGGCGTCACCAACGGCATCGCCCCCGAATGGATGCGCCGCCGCCTTGACGCGGTCGGGCAGCGGTCGATCTCGGCGCTCGTCGACATCAGCAATTATGTGATGTTCGACCTCGGTCGCCCCAGCCATATCTATGACCGTGCCAAGCTGACCGGGCCGCTCGTCGCGCGCCGCGCCAAAGCGGGCGAGACGGTCACCGCGCTCAACGGCAAGGTTTACACGCTCACCGACACGATGACAGTGATCGCCGACGACAGCGGCGTCCACGACATCGCGGGAATCATGGGCGGCGAGCATAGCGGGTGCAGCGAGACGACGACCGACGTGCTGCTCGAAATCGCCTATTTCACCCCCGAGCGCATCGCGCTGACCGGACAGGCGCTGGCGCTGACCAGCGACGCGCGCAGCCGGTTCGAGCGCGGGGTTGATCCGGCTTTCCTCGACGATGCGACTGCGATCGTCACCGCGCATGTGCTGGCGATCTGCGGCGGCACCCCCTCGGCGGTCACCCGCGCCGGGGCGCCGCCCGCCGCGGTGAAGACGGTCGATTACGACCCCGCGCTGTCGGCAACGCTCGGCGGCATCGCGATCGCGCCCGACCGGCAGCAGGACATCCTGACCGCGCTGGGCTTTTCGGTCACCGAACAGGGCGAGCGCTGGCAGGTCGCGGTACCCAGCTGGCGCCGCGACATCGACGGCGCGCCCGATCTGGTCGAGGAAGTCACGCGCATCACCGGCTTCGACGCGATCGCGTCGGTGGCGCTGCCGCGCACGGATGGGGTAGCCAAACCAACTGCGACGGCCGAACAGATGCTCGAACGCCGTGTGCGCCGCGCTGCCGCGGCGGCGGGTTTCCATGAGGCGGTGACCTGGTCGTTCATCAGCGACCGCGACGCCGCGCCGTTCGGCGGCGGTGACTGGTCGCTCGCCAATCCGATCAGCGAAGATCTGAAGGTCATGCGCCCCTCGCTGCTCCCCGGCCTGCTCGCCGCGGCGCAACGCAACCAGAACCGCGGCGCAGCCAGCATCCGCCTGTTCGAAATCGGCCGCCGCTATCTGGCCGATGCCGAGCATCCGACGTTGGCGGTGCTGATGGCGGGCGATAAAAGCGCGCGCGGCTGGCAGACGGGCAAGGCCGCGCCGTTCGACGCGTTTGACGCCAAGGCCGCAGCGCTGGCGTTGCTCGACGCCGCGGGCGCCCCCGCTGACCGCTTGCAGGTGATGGAAGCCGTCAGCGAAGGCAGCATCTGGCACCCCGGCCAGTCGGCGACGCTACGCCTCGGCCCCAAGGCGGTGCTCGCCGAGTTCGGCGCGCTCCACCCGCTGCTGACCCGCCATTTCGATGTCGACGGCCCGGTGATGGCGGTGCAGATCTTCCTCGACGCGATCCCGGCCAAGCGCGCGAGCGGCCCGGCGCGCGCCGCCTTCACCCCGCCCGCGCTGCAATCGGTGCGCCGCGACTTTGCGTTCCTGGCCCCAACTACCCTGACCGCCGCCGATCTGGTCCGCGCGATCCGCGGCGCCGACAAGGCGAGCATTGTCGATGCCCGCCTGTTCGACCGCTTCACCGGCCAAGGCGTGCCCGAGGGACAGGTGAGCCTGGCGGTCGAGGTCGAATTGCAGCCGGTGGACAAGAGCTTCACCGATTCCGAACTGAAGGCGATCGCCGACAAGGTGGTCACGGCGGCGGCGAAAGTGGGGGCGGTGTTGCGCGGGTGA
- the pheS gene encoding phenylalanine--tRNA ligase subunit alpha, giving the protein MSDIQATQTRLVDDIAAAGDLDALEALRVAALGKAGSITALLKSLGGMTPDERQAQGPLIHGLRETVTAALADRKTALDAAALDIKLAAEAIDMSLPADTAPRGSVHPVSQVMDELAEIFADMGFAVATGPEIEDDWRNFTALNIPETHPARAMHDTFYFPDKDAEGRAMLLRTHTSPVQIRTMMSQEPPIRIIAPGRVYRSDSDATHTPMFHQVEGLVIDRGIHMGHLKWTLETFLKAYFERNDIVLRLRPSYFPFTEPSAEVDVGYKQEKGRRIVGGHGDDDGHAWMELLGSGMVNRRVIANCGLDPDEWQGFAFGVGVDRLAMLKYGMDDLRAFFDGDLRWLAHYGFGALSVPTLSGGISA; this is encoded by the coding sequence ATGAGCGATATTCAGGCCACCCAGACCCGGTTGGTGGACGACATAGCGGCAGCAGGCGACCTCGACGCGCTTGAGGCGCTGCGCGTCGCCGCACTGGGCAAGGCGGGCAGCATCACCGCGCTGCTCAAATCGCTGGGCGGTATGACCCCTGACGAACGGCAGGCGCAGGGACCGTTGATCCACGGGCTGCGCGAAACCGTCACCGCGGCGCTGGCCGACCGCAAGACCGCGCTGGACGCCGCGGCGCTCGATATCAAGCTCGCCGCCGAGGCGATCGATATGTCGCTTCCTGCAGACACCGCCCCGCGCGGCAGCGTGCATCCGGTCAGCCAGGTGATGGACGAGCTCGCCGAAATCTTTGCCGATATGGGCTTTGCCGTCGCCACCGGTCCTGAGATCGAGGACGACTGGCGCAATTTCACCGCGCTCAACATTCCGGAGACGCATCCGGCGCGCGCGATGCACGACACCTTCTATTTCCCCGACAAGGATGCCGAGGGCCGCGCGATGCTGCTGCGCACACACACTTCGCCGGTGCAGATCCGCACGATGATGTCGCAGGAGCCGCCGATCCGCATCATCGCGCCGGGGCGCGTCTATCGCAGCGACAGCGACGCGACGCACACGCCGATGTTTCATCAGGTCGAAGGGCTGGTGATCGACCGCGGCATCCATATGGGGCATCTGAAATGGACGCTCGAGACGTTCCTCAAAGCCTATTTCGAGCGCAACGACATCGTGCTGCGGCTGCGCCCGAGCTATTTCCCCTTCACCGAACCGTCGGCCGAGGTCGATGTCGGCTATAAGCAAGAGAAAGGCCGCCGCATCGTCGGCGGTCACGGCGACGACGACGGCCATGCTTGGATGGAGCTGCTCGGCAGCGGCATGGTCAACCGCCGCGTCATCGCGAACTGCGGGCTCGATCCCGACGAGTGGCAGGGCTTTGCCTTCGGGGTCGGGGTCGACCGGCTGGCGATGCTGAAATATGGCATGGACGACCTCCGCGCCTTCTTCGACGGCGACCTGCGCTGGTTGGCGCATTACGGGTTCGGCGCGCTAAGCGTCCCGACGCTGAGTGGGGGGATTTCGGCATGA
- a CDS encoding AraC family transcriptional regulator: MPESTASAPDRTDVRIATRFFAVSSALRSYVSTIYLTEVSVPVGTRVDDYLHPEWANLRFVDGEVPLTSVGGGSVIATPRFIATGPTSTATYFAAGTMRVWGIGIVPLGWAKFIPLPADDLADRFCDGAAHPAFAAIAPLGQALRGVNDVDAAAAMIDAHFCALLDRAPPDDPAILAAHRALVDDDLATVADLSAKLGLSERSVERLSHRAFGFSPKLLLRRQRFLRSLARFMLDPSMAWIDTMDHHYYDQAQFTRDFAKFMGMSPREYAARPKPILGAAAKARAAAAGAAVQGLHKPGG; the protein is encoded by the coding sequence ATGCCAGAAAGCACCGCTTCTGCGCCGGATAGAACTGACGTCCGAATCGCTACCCGTTTTTTCGCGGTGTCATCGGCGCTGCGGTCCTATGTCAGCACGATCTATCTGACCGAAGTGTCGGTGCCGGTGGGCACCCGGGTCGACGACTATCTGCATCCCGAATGGGCGAACCTGCGCTTTGTCGACGGCGAGGTGCCGCTCACGTCCGTGGGCGGCGGATCGGTCATCGCCACGCCGCGCTTTATCGCCACCGGCCCGACCAGCACCGCCACCTATTTCGCCGCTGGCACGATGCGCGTCTGGGGAATCGGAATCGTGCCGCTGGGCTGGGCGAAGTTCATCCCGCTGCCTGCCGACGATCTGGCCGACCGGTTTTGCGACGGCGCTGCGCACCCCGCTTTTGCCGCGATCGCCCCGCTGGGTCAGGCCTTGCGCGGCGTCAATGACGTCGATGCCGCCGCGGCGATGATCGACGCTCATTTCTGTGCCCTGCTCGATCGCGCGCCGCCCGATGATCCCGCGATCCTGGCGGCGCACCGCGCGCTGGTGGACGATGATCTGGCGACCGTCGCCGACCTTTCGGCCAAGCTGGGATTGTCCGAACGCTCGGTCGAACGGCTGAGCCACCGCGCCTTCGGCTTTTCGCCGAAGCTGCTCCTGCGCCGCCAGCGTTTCCTGCGCTCGCTGGCGCGCTTCATGCTCGACCCGTCGATGGCGTGGATCGATACAATGGATCATCATTATTACGACCAGGCGCAATTCACCCGCGACTTTGCCAAATTCATGGGGATGAGCCCGCGCGAATATGCCGCGCGCCCCAAACCGATCCTGGGCGCCGCCGCCAAAGCCCGCGCCGCCGCGGCGGGCGCCGCGGTGCAAGGGCTGCACAAGCCCGGCGGTTGA
- a CDS encoding helix-turn-helix domain-containing protein produces the protein MSGTASNPGVALSLLAAYTEPMRQPRSTDQRAVRTRQAILEAFVGLVMDRRYDMILIADLVAAAGVGRATFYEHFRSKDDILLAAMEPILLALATAASGRAARPYVHGMIGHLWERRSLGRTILNSSAGPIVQRRLAEIIQPHVERAAPTGMASSIRATGIAAAQIAMLRSWLTGEASSTAEEMTDRMIDCAKLIA, from the coding sequence ATGTCCGGGACCGCCAGTAACCCCGGTGTCGCGCTATCGCTGTTGGCCGCCTATACCGAACCGATGCGCCAGCCACGCTCCACCGATCAGCGCGCCGTGCGGACGCGACAGGCCATTCTCGAAGCCTTTGTCGGATTGGTCATGGACCGGCGATACGATATGATTCTCATCGCCGATCTGGTCGCAGCAGCGGGCGTGGGGCGGGCGACATTCTACGAACATTTCCGCAGCAAGGACGACATCCTGCTGGCTGCGATGGAGCCGATCCTGCTGGCGCTCGCCACCGCGGCATCGGGCCGCGCGGCGCGGCCCTATGTCCACGGCATGATCGGCCATTTATGGGAGCGGCGATCGCTGGGGCGGACGATCCTGAATTCGTCAGCCGGTCCGATTGTCCAGCGCCGTCTTGCCGAGATTATCCAGCCGCATGTCGAGCGCGCGGCGCCCACGGGCATGGCTTCGTCGATCCGGGCGACGGGGATTGCCGCGGCGCAGATCGCCATGCTGCGAAGCTGGCTGACTGGTGAAGCGAGCTCGACCGCGGAAGAAATGACCGATCGCATGATCGACTGCGCAAAGCTCATCGCCTGA
- a CDS encoding VOC family protein yields MSGNHHAVAIIPSSDLDASEAFYKRLGFDVTSDYGHYRILADGRGWHLHLTLSPGWPKRIEDNPFGLYLYVDDVDAVAARVRELIIETGSPNAKPWGTYEFAVSDPSGLLVRVGRAII; encoded by the coding sequence ATGTCTGGAAATCATCATGCCGTTGCCATCATTCCCAGCAGCGACCTCGACGCGAGCGAGGCTTTTTACAAACGGCTCGGATTCGATGTCACAAGCGACTACGGCCATTATCGCATCCTGGCCGACGGCCGCGGTTGGCATTTGCATTTGACGCTGTCGCCCGGCTGGCCGAAGCGTATCGAGGACAATCCCTTCGGCTTGTACCTTTATGTCGATGATGTGGATGCTGTCGCCGCTAGAGTGCGCGAGCTGATCATCGAGACAGGCAGTCCGAACGCCAAGCCATGGGGCACCTATGAATTTGCGGTGAGCGATCCCAGCGGCCTGCTCGTGCGCGTCGGCCGTGCCATAATCTAG
- the rplT gene encoding 50S ribosomal protein L20, whose product MSRIKRGVTTRAKHKRVLEQAKGYYGRRKNTIRIAKQAVEKAGQYAYRDRKVKKRNFRGLWIQRINAAVRAEGLTYSQFMHGVKLAGIDLDRKIMADLAMNEGNVFGTIIAQAKAALPKAA is encoded by the coding sequence ATGTCACGCATCAAACGCGGCGTCACCACGCGCGCCAAGCACAAACGCGTATTGGAACAGGCGAAGGGCTATTATGGCCGTCGCAAGAACACCATTCGCATCGCCAAGCAGGCGGTCGAAAAGGCTGGCCAATACGCCTATCGCGACCGCAAGGTTAAGAAGCGCAATTTCCGCGGCCTGTGGATCCAGCGCATCAACGCCGCGGTTCGCGCCGAAGGTCTGACCTATTCGCAGTTCATGCACGGCGTGAAGCTGGCCGGGATCGATCTCGACCGGAAAATCATGGCCGACCTCGCGATGAACGAAGGCAATGTCTTCGGAACGATCATCGCCCAGGCAAAAGCGGCGCTGCCCAAGGCAGCCTGA
- the rpmI gene encoding 50S ribosomal protein L35: MPKMKTKSGVKKRFKFTASGKVKHGVAGKRHRLISHNAKYIRTNRGTSVLSDSDVAHVRLWAPYGLK, encoded by the coding sequence ATGCCCAAAATGAAGACCAAGAGCGGTGTGAAGAAACGCTTCAAATTCACCGCCTCGGGCAAGGTGAAGCACGGCGTCGCCGGCAAGCGTCACCGCCTGATCAGCCACAATGCAAAATATATCCGCACCAACCGCGGCACCAGCGTGCTGAGCGATTCGGATGTGGCCCATGTGCGCCTCTGGGCGCCCTACGGCCTGAAGTAA
- the hisN gene encoding histidinol-phosphatase, which yields MSITSDLALANALADAAGAAIRPLFRAAFAHEAKADASPVTEADRTAEAAMRRLLDAEAPRDGIIGEEYGAERPDAVRQWVLDPIDGTVSFMAGRPIFGTLIALLQDGWPILGIIDQPISGERWVGALGQPTLFNGQPARTRPCRALADATLATTGPQYFADHDAEHFMALAAQTAHKRLIFGGDCYNYGLLASGHVDLVVEAGLKLHDFAALVPVVEGAGGTMCDWNGDPLNADSQGHVIALGDPARLEDVIEGLACHH from the coding sequence GTGTCGATTACCTCTGACCTTGCGCTTGCCAACGCCCTTGCCGACGCCGCCGGCGCCGCCATCCGCCCGCTGTTCCGCGCCGCCTTTGCCCATGAAGCCAAGGCCGATGCCTCGCCGGTGACCGAGGCCGACCGCACTGCCGAAGCCGCGATGCGCCGTCTGCTGGATGCCGAAGCACCGCGCGACGGGATCATCGGCGAGGAATATGGTGCGGAGCGCCCCGATGCGGTGCGCCAATGGGTGCTCGATCCGATCGACGGCACCGTCAGCTTCATGGCCGGGCGGCCGATTTTCGGTACCCTGATCGCGCTGCTCCAGGACGGATGGCCGATCCTGGGCATCATCGACCAGCCGATCAGCGGCGAGCGCTGGGTCGGCGCGCTGGGACAGCCGACCCTGTTCAACGGCCAACCGGCGCGCACTCGCCCTTGCCGCGCGCTGGCCGATGCGACGCTGGCGACCACCGGCCCGCAATATTTCGCCGACCATGATGCCGAGCATTTCATGGCGCTCGCAGCGCAGACCGCGCACAAACGGCTGATTTTCGGCGGCGACTGCTATAATTACGGCCTGCTCGCGAGCGGGCACGTCGATCTGGTGGTCGAGGCGGGACTGAAACTCCACGATTTTGCTGCGCTGGTCCCGGTTGTCGAGGGCGCCGGCGGGACGATGTGCGACTGGAACGGCGATCCGCTCAACGCCGACAGTCAGGGTCATGTCATCGCATTGGGTGATCCGGCGCGGCTCGAAGACGTGATCGAAGGGCTCGCCTGCCACCATTGA
- a CDS encoding ribose-phosphate pyrophosphokinase, which translates to MKLISGNSNLPLARAIADYLELPLTDTSVRRFADEEVFVEIHENVRGQDVFIVQPTNFPANDNLMELLIITDALRRASAKRITAVVPYFGYARQDRKPGPRTPISAKLVANLITTSGADRVLAIDLHAGQIQGFFDIPTDNLYAAPVMSADIQARFAGKNLMVVSPDVGGVVRARALAKRLDNAPLAIVDKRRERAGESEVMNIIGDVKGRFCILIDDIVDSAGTLCNAAGALKAAGAEGVVAYCTHGVLSGGAVARVEASELTELVITDSIQPTDAVNDSAKVRALTVAPLLGEAIKRIADESSVSSLFD; encoded by the coding sequence ATGAAACTGATCTCCGGCAACAGCAACCTGCCCCTCGCCCGCGCGATCGCGGACTATCTGGAACTGCCGCTGACCGACACCAGCGTGCGCCGCTTTGCCGACGAGGAAGTGTTCGTCGAAATCCATGAAAATGTCCGCGGCCAAGATGTCTTCATCGTCCAGCCGACCAACTTCCCCGCCAACGACAATCTGATGGAATTGCTGATCATCACCGATGCGCTGCGCCGCGCGTCGGCGAAACGCATCACCGCCGTCGTCCCCTATTTCGGCTATGCCCGCCAGGACCGCAAACCCGGCCCGCGCACGCCGATCTCGGCCAAGCTGGTCGCCAATCTGATCACCACCTCGGGTGCCGACCGCGTGCTGGCGATCGATCTGCACGCCGGACAGATCCAGGGCTTTTTCGACATCCCGACCGACAATCTCTATGCCGCGCCGGTGATGAGCGCCGATATTCAGGCGCGCTTTGCGGGCAAGAATCTGATGGTCGTGTCGCCCGACGTCGGCGGTGTGGTGCGCGCCCGCGCACTGGCCAAGCGGCTCGACAACGCGCCGCTGGCGATCGTCGACAAGCGCCGTGAACGCGCTGGCGAATCCGAAGTGATGAACATCATCGGCGACGTGAAGGGGCGCTTTTGCATCCTGATCGACGACATCGTCGATTCGGCGGGCACGCTGTGCAACGCCGCCGGGGCGCTGAAGGCCGCGGGCGCCGAGGGCGTCGTCGCTTATTGCACCCATGGCGTGCTGTCGGGCGGCGCGGTCGCGCGCGTCGAGGCGAGCGAGCTGACCGAGCTGGTGATCACCGACTCGATCCAGCCGACCGATGCGGTCAACGACAGCGCCAAGGTCCGCGCGCTGACCGTCGCGCCGCTGCTCGGCGAGGCGATCAAGCGCATCGCCGACGAATCGAGCGTGTCGTCGCTTTTCGATTGA
- a CDS encoding LytTR family DNA-binding domain-containing protein has translation MARRIIIETFLMIVAGIILALIGPFGSYELPLVQRLILWPLMILCGYPIFGGLGAVARWLAEAARIPYAVTIALGLIVGALPMTLLVMLLWRRASIGQALQSPVLGPLYLQVLVIGVIIYGAMYLLFRPAADPEQKASPAAPPTPEPAAAATHGGTAASLNPALPLAPGFGPVRALKGEDHYVRVVGDGREELVLMRMRDAIERLGDSDGLHVHRSWWVTRSAIAAVRRDGRTAILTLTGGHEVPVARDMMPVLRAAGWL, from the coding sequence ATGGCGAGGCGGATCATAATCGAAACGTTCCTGATGATTGTTGCCGGGATCATCCTCGCGCTGATCGGCCCGTTCGGCAGTTATGAACTGCCGCTGGTCCAGCGATTGATCCTGTGGCCGCTGATGATCCTGTGTGGTTATCCGATCTTCGGCGGCCTCGGCGCCGTCGCGCGCTGGCTCGCCGAGGCGGCGCGCATCCCCTATGCCGTCACCATTGCGCTGGGGCTGATCGTCGGCGCGCTGCCGATGACCTTGCTCGTCATGCTGCTGTGGCGACGGGCTTCGATAGGTCAGGCGCTGCAATCGCCCGTGCTGGGTCCGCTCTATCTGCAAGTGCTGGTGATCGGAGTGATCATCTACGGCGCGATGTATCTGCTGTTCCGCCCTGCCGCTGATCCCGAACAGAAAGCGTCCCCGGCAGCGCCCCCGACGCCGGAACCCGCTGCCGCAGCAACCCACGGCGGCACCGCAGCCTCCCTGAACCCGGCCTTGCCGCTCGCGCCCGGTTTCGGCCCGGTGCGCGCGCTCAAGGGCGAGGATCATTATGTGCGCGTCGTCGGCGACGGCCGCGAGGAGTTGGTGCTTATGCGGATGCGCGATGCGATCGAACGGCTGGGCGACAGCGATGGTCTGCACGTGCATCGCAGCTGGTGGGTGACGCGCTCGGCGATCGCGGCGGTGCGCCGCGACGGCCGCACCGCCATCCTGACGCTGACCGGCGGGCACGAGGTGCCGGTGGCGCGCGACATGATGCCGGTGCTGCGCGCGGCTGGATGGCTGTAG
- a CDS encoding DUF2306 domain-containing protein: MTTHAAASPIHRHASVLRAVVATAAVTAAVLALGYLMRGQGEYRTPAWALWIHLGTVIPAVPLGAFVLWAPKGTRGHKAAGRVWALLMLVTAIDSFWIRGLTGGIGPIHIFSVITLYSIPMGIWHIRRGNVAAHQRAMRGVYIGLIVAGVFAMMPGRFLAHLAFG; the protein is encoded by the coding sequence ATGACCACCCACGCCGCCGCCTCGCCGATCCACCGTCACGCCTCCGTCTTGCGCGCGGTCGTCGCGACCGCCGCGGTCACCGCGGCAGTGCTGGCGCTCGGTTATCTGATGCGCGGGCAGGGCGAGTATCGCACCCCCGCCTGGGCGCTGTGGATCCATCTGGGCACGGTGATCCCCGCGGTGCCGCTGGGCGCCTTTGTGTTGTGGGCGCCCAAGGGCACCCGCGGGCACAAGGCGGCGGGGCGGGTGTGGGCGCTGCTGATGCTGGTGACTGCGATCGACAGCTTCTGGATCCGCGGGCTGACCGGGGGCATCGGGCCGATCCATATCTTTTCGGTGATCACCCTCTATTCGATTCCGATGGGCATCTGGCACATTCGCCGCGGCAATGTGGCCGCGCATCAGCGCGCCATGCGCGGCGTCTATATCGGACTGATCGTCGCGGGTGTCTTTGCGATGATGCCGGGCCGCTTCCTCGCCCACCTCGCCTTTGGCTGA